Proteins encoded within one genomic window of Bos indicus x Bos taurus breed Angus x Brahman F1 hybrid chromosome 18, Bos_hybrid_MaternalHap_v2.0, whole genome shotgun sequence:
- the KCNC3 gene encoding potassium voltage-gated channel subfamily C member 3 isoform X3 — MLSSVCVSSFRGRQGASKQQPAPPPQPFESPSPLPSPPPPPPLLQQQQPAQPGPAASPAGPPAPRGPGGRRAEPCPGLPAAAMGRHGGGGGDSGKIVINVGGVRHETYRSTLRTLPGTRLAGLTEPEAAARFDYDPGADEFFFDRHPGVFAYVLNYYRTGKLHCPADVCGPLFEEELGFWGIDETDVEACCWMTYRQHRDAEEALDSFEAPDPSGAANAANAAGAHDAGLDDEAGAGGGGLDGAGGELKRLCFQDAGGGAGGPPGGAGGAGGTWWRRWQPRVWALFEDPYSSRAARYVAFASLFFILISITTFCLETHEGFIHISNKTVTQASPIPGAPPENVTNVEVETEPFLTYVEGVCVVWFTFEFLMRITFCPDKVEFLKSSLNIIDCVAILPFYLEVGLSGLSSKAAKDVLGFLRVVRFVRILRIFKLTRHFVGLRVLGHTLRASTNEFLLLIIFLALGVLIFATMIYYAERIGADPNDILGSNHTYFKNIPIGFWWAVVTMTTLGYGDMYPKTWSGMLVGALCALAGVLTIAMPVPVIVNNFGMYYSLAMAKQKLPKKKNKHIPRPPQPGSPNYCKPDPPPPPPLPPHHGSGGISPPPPITPPSMGVTVAGAYPPGPHTHPGLLRGGAGGLGIMGLPPLPAPGEPCPLAQEEVVEINRADPRPNGDPAAAALAHEDCPAIDQPAMSPEDKSPITPGSRGRYGRDRACFLLTDYAPSPDGSIRKDWRKPGPPSFLPDLNANAAAWISP; from the exons ATGCTGAGCTCAGTCTGCGTCTCGTCCTTCCGCGGGCGCCAGGGGGCTAGCAAACAGCAGCCGGCGCCGCCGCCGCAGCCGTTCGAGTCCCCGTCACCGCTGccctcgccgccgccgccaccaccgctgctgcagcagcagcaacctgcaCAGCCCGGCCCCGCCGCGTCCCCGGCGGGCCCCCCGGCACCCCGCGGGCCCGGGGGCCGGCGCGCCGAGCCATGCCCCGGGCTGCCGGCGGCGGCCATGGGGCGGcacggcggcggcggtggcgacAGTGGCAAGATCGTGATCAACGTGGGCGGCGTGCGCCATGAGACGTACCGCTCGACGCTGCGCACCCTGCCGGGGACGCGGCTGGCCGGCCTGACGGAGCCCGAGGCGGCGGCGCGTTTCGACTACGACCCGGGCGCCGATGAGTTCTTCTTTGACCGGCATCCGGGTGTCTTCGCCTACGTGCTCAACTACTACCGTACGGGCAAGCTGCACTGCCCGGCCGACGTGTGCGGGCCGCTCTTCGAGGAGGAGCTCGGCTTTTGGGGCATCGACGAGACCGACGTGGAGGCCTGCTGCTGGATGACCTACCGGCAGCACCGGGACGCCGAGGAAGCGCTCGACTCCTTCGAAGCACCTGACCCTTCGGGCGCCGCCAACGCTGCCAACGCCGCGGGCGCCCACGACGCGGGTCTGGACGACGAggcgggcgcgggcggcggcggcctGGACGGCGCCGGCGGCGAGCTCAAGCGCCTCTGCTTCCAGGACGCGGGCGGCGGCGCCGGGGGCCCGCCAGGGGGCGCGGGCGGCGCGGGCGGCACGTGGTGGCGCCGCTGGCAGCCCCGGGTGTGGGCGCTCTTCGAAGACCCCTACTCGTCGCGGGCCGCCAGG TATGTGGCCTTCGCCTCCCTCTTCTTCATCCTCATCTCCATCACCACCTTCTGCCTGGAGACCCATGAGGGCTTCATCCACATCAGTAACAAGACAGTGACACAAGCCTCCCCGATCCCTGGGGCTCCGCCGGAGAACGTCACCAATGTGGAGGTGGAGACGGAGCCCTTCCTGACCTACGTGGAGGGCGTGTGTGTGGTCTGGTTCACCTTTGAGTTTCTCATGCGCATCACCTTCTGCCCAGACAAGGTGGAATTTCTCAAGAGCAGCCTCAACATCATTGACTGTGTGGCCATCCTGCCCTTCTATCTGGAGGTGGGGCTCTCAGGCCTCAGCTCCAAGGCCGCCAAAGACGTGCTGGGCTTCCTGCGGGTCGTCCGCTTCGTCCGGATCCTGCGGATCTTCAAGCTCACGCGGCACTTCGTGGGGCTGCGCGTGCTCGGCCACACGCTCCGCGCCAGCACCAACGAGTTCCTGCTGCTTATCATTTTCCTGGCCCTGGGTGTGCTCATTTTCGCCACCATGATCTACTACGCTGAGCGCATTGGCGCCGACCCCAACGACATCCTGGGCTCCAACCACACCTACTTCAAGAATATCCCCATCGGCTTCTGGTGGGCCGTGGTCACCATGACAACCCTGGGCTACGGAGACATGTACCCCAAGACGTGGTCGGGGATGCTGGTCGGGGCGCTGTGTGCCCTGGCCGGGGTGCTCACCATCGCCATGCCGGTGCCCGTCATTGTGAACAACTTCGGCATGTACTATTCGCTGGCCATGGCCAAACAGAAGCTGCCCAAGAAGAAGAACAAACACATTCCCCGGCCCCCGCAGCCTGGCTCGCCCAACTATTGCAAGCCcgacccacccccaccaccccccctccctcctcaccaTGGCAGCGGCGGcatcagccccccaccccccatcacccCGCCCTCCATGGGGGTGACTGTGGCTGGGGCTTACCCACCGGGCCCCCACACGCACCCTGGGCTGCTCAGAGGGGGAGCGGGTGGGCTCGGAATCATGGGGCTGCCTCCTCTGCCGGCCCCTGGGGAGCCCTGCCCATTGGCTCAGGAGGAAGTGGTTGAGATCAACCGGGCAG ATCCCCGCCCCAATGGGGACCCTGCAGCTGCTGCACTTGCCCACGAGGACTGCCCGGCCATTGACCAACCCGCCATGTCCCCGGAAGACAAGAGTCCCATCACCCCTGGGAGCCGGGGCCGCTACGGCCGGGACCGAGCCTGCTTCCTCCTCACCGACTATGCCCCATCCCCTGATGGCTCCATCCGGAAAG ACTGGCGTAAGCCAGGCCCCCCAAGCTTCTTGCCCGACCTCAACGCCAACGCTGCAGCCTGGATATCCCCCTAG
- the KCNC3 gene encoding potassium voltage-gated channel subfamily C member 3 isoform X2: MLSSVCVSSFRGRQGASKQQPAPPPQPFESPSPLPSPPPPPPLLQQQQPAQPGPAASPAGPPAPRGPGGRRAEPCPGLPAAAMGRHGGGGGDSGKIVINVGGVRHETYRSTLRTLPGTRLAGLTEPEAAARFDYDPGADEFFFDRHPGVFAYVLNYYRTGKLHCPADVCGPLFEEELGFWGIDETDVEACCWMTYRQHRDAEEALDSFEAPDPSGAANAANAAGAHDAGLDDEAGAGGGGLDGAGGELKRLCFQDAGGGAGGPPGGAGGAGGTWWRRWQPRVWALFEDPYSSRAARYVAFASLFFILISITTFCLETHEGFIHISNKTVTQASPIPGAPPENVTNVEVETEPFLTYVEGVCVVWFTFEFLMRITFCPDKVEFLKSSLNIIDCVAILPFYLEVGLSGLSSKAAKDVLGFLRVVRFVRILRIFKLTRHFVGLRVLGHTLRASTNEFLLLIIFLALGVLIFATMIYYAERIGADPNDILGSNHTYFKNIPIGFWWAVVTMTTLGYGDMYPKTWSGMLVGALCALAGVLTIAMPVPVIVNNFGMYYSLAMAKQKLPKKKNKHIPRPPQPGSPNYCKPDPPPPPPLPPHHGSGGISPPPPITPPSMGVTVAGAYPPGPHTHPGLLRGGAGGLGIMGLPPLPAPGEPCPLAQEEVVEINRADPRPNGDPAAAALAHEDCPAIDQPAMSPEDKSPITPGSRGRYGRDRACFLLTDYAPSPDGSIRKATGAPPLPPPDWRKPGPPSFLPDLNANAAAWISP; the protein is encoded by the exons ATGCTGAGCTCAGTCTGCGTCTCGTCCTTCCGCGGGCGCCAGGGGGCTAGCAAACAGCAGCCGGCGCCGCCGCCGCAGCCGTTCGAGTCCCCGTCACCGCTGccctcgccgccgccgccaccaccgctgctgcagcagcagcaacctgcaCAGCCCGGCCCCGCCGCGTCCCCGGCGGGCCCCCCGGCACCCCGCGGGCCCGGGGGCCGGCGCGCCGAGCCATGCCCCGGGCTGCCGGCGGCGGCCATGGGGCGGcacggcggcggcggtggcgacAGTGGCAAGATCGTGATCAACGTGGGCGGCGTGCGCCATGAGACGTACCGCTCGACGCTGCGCACCCTGCCGGGGACGCGGCTGGCCGGCCTGACGGAGCCCGAGGCGGCGGCGCGTTTCGACTACGACCCGGGCGCCGATGAGTTCTTCTTTGACCGGCATCCGGGTGTCTTCGCCTACGTGCTCAACTACTACCGTACGGGCAAGCTGCACTGCCCGGCCGACGTGTGCGGGCCGCTCTTCGAGGAGGAGCTCGGCTTTTGGGGCATCGACGAGACCGACGTGGAGGCCTGCTGCTGGATGACCTACCGGCAGCACCGGGACGCCGAGGAAGCGCTCGACTCCTTCGAAGCACCTGACCCTTCGGGCGCCGCCAACGCTGCCAACGCCGCGGGCGCCCACGACGCGGGTCTGGACGACGAggcgggcgcgggcggcggcggcctGGACGGCGCCGGCGGCGAGCTCAAGCGCCTCTGCTTCCAGGACGCGGGCGGCGGCGCCGGGGGCCCGCCAGGGGGCGCGGGCGGCGCGGGCGGCACGTGGTGGCGCCGCTGGCAGCCCCGGGTGTGGGCGCTCTTCGAAGACCCCTACTCGTCGCGGGCCGCCAGG TATGTGGCCTTCGCCTCCCTCTTCTTCATCCTCATCTCCATCACCACCTTCTGCCTGGAGACCCATGAGGGCTTCATCCACATCAGTAACAAGACAGTGACACAAGCCTCCCCGATCCCTGGGGCTCCGCCGGAGAACGTCACCAATGTGGAGGTGGAGACGGAGCCCTTCCTGACCTACGTGGAGGGCGTGTGTGTGGTCTGGTTCACCTTTGAGTTTCTCATGCGCATCACCTTCTGCCCAGACAAGGTGGAATTTCTCAAGAGCAGCCTCAACATCATTGACTGTGTGGCCATCCTGCCCTTCTATCTGGAGGTGGGGCTCTCAGGCCTCAGCTCCAAGGCCGCCAAAGACGTGCTGGGCTTCCTGCGGGTCGTCCGCTTCGTCCGGATCCTGCGGATCTTCAAGCTCACGCGGCACTTCGTGGGGCTGCGCGTGCTCGGCCACACGCTCCGCGCCAGCACCAACGAGTTCCTGCTGCTTATCATTTTCCTGGCCCTGGGTGTGCTCATTTTCGCCACCATGATCTACTACGCTGAGCGCATTGGCGCCGACCCCAACGACATCCTGGGCTCCAACCACACCTACTTCAAGAATATCCCCATCGGCTTCTGGTGGGCCGTGGTCACCATGACAACCCTGGGCTACGGAGACATGTACCCCAAGACGTGGTCGGGGATGCTGGTCGGGGCGCTGTGTGCCCTGGCCGGGGTGCTCACCATCGCCATGCCGGTGCCCGTCATTGTGAACAACTTCGGCATGTACTATTCGCTGGCCATGGCCAAACAGAAGCTGCCCAAGAAGAAGAACAAACACATTCCCCGGCCCCCGCAGCCTGGCTCGCCCAACTATTGCAAGCCcgacccacccccaccaccccccctccctcctcaccaTGGCAGCGGCGGcatcagccccccaccccccatcacccCGCCCTCCATGGGGGTGACTGTGGCTGGGGCTTACCCACCGGGCCCCCACACGCACCCTGGGCTGCTCAGAGGGGGAGCGGGTGGGCTCGGAATCATGGGGCTGCCTCCTCTGCCGGCCCCTGGGGAGCCCTGCCCATTGGCTCAGGAGGAAGTGGTTGAGATCAACCGGGCAG ATCCCCGCCCCAATGGGGACCCTGCAGCTGCTGCACTTGCCCACGAGGACTGCCCGGCCATTGACCAACCCGCCATGTCCCCGGAAGACAAGAGTCCCATCACCCCTGGGAGCCGGGGCCGCTACGGCCGGGACCGAGCCTGCTTCCTCCTCACCGACTATGCCCCATCCCCTGATGGCTCCATCCGGAAAG ccactGGTGCTCCCCCACTGCCCCCCCCAGACTGGCGTAAGCCAGGCCCCCCAAGCTTCTTGCCCGACCTCAACGCCAACGCTGCAGCCTGGATATCCCCCTAG
- the KCNC3 gene encoding potassium voltage-gated channel subfamily C member 3 isoform X4: MLSSVCVSSFRGRQGASKQQPAPPPQPFESPSPLPSPPPPPPLLQQQQPAQPGPAASPAGPPAPRGPGGRRAEPCPGLPAAAMGRHGGGGGDSGKIVINVGGVRHETYRSTLRTLPGTRLAGLTEPEAAARFDYDPGADEFFFDRHPGVFAYVLNYYRTGKLHCPADVCGPLFEEELGFWGIDETDVEACCWMTYRQHRDAEEALDSFEAPDPSGAANAANAAGAHDAGLDDEAGAGGGGLDGAGGELKRLCFQDAGGGAGGPPGGAGGAGGTWWRRWQPRVWALFEDPYSSRAARYVAFASLFFILISITTFCLETHEGFIHISNKTVTQASPIPGAPPENVTNVEVETEPFLTYVEGVCVVWFTFEFLMRITFCPDKVEFLKSSLNIIDCVAILPFYLEVGLSGLSSKAAKDVLGFLRVVRFVRILRIFKLTRHFVGLRVLGHTLRASTNEFLLLIIFLALGVLIFATMIYYAERIGADPNDILGSNHTYFKNIPIGFWWAVVTMTTLGYGDMYPKTWSGMLVGALCALAGVLTIAMPVPVIVNNFGMYYSLAMAKQKLPKKKNKHIPRPPQPGSPNYCKPDPPPPPPLPPHHGSGGISPPPPITPPSMGVTVAGAYPPGPHTHPGLLRGGAGGLGIMGLPPLPAPGEPCPLAQEEVVEINRADPRPNGDPAAAALAHEDCPAIDQPAMSPEDKSPITPGSRGRYGRDRACFLLTDYAPSPDGSIRKALVTA; this comes from the exons ATGCTGAGCTCAGTCTGCGTCTCGTCCTTCCGCGGGCGCCAGGGGGCTAGCAAACAGCAGCCGGCGCCGCCGCCGCAGCCGTTCGAGTCCCCGTCACCGCTGccctcgccgccgccgccaccaccgctgctgcagcagcagcaacctgcaCAGCCCGGCCCCGCCGCGTCCCCGGCGGGCCCCCCGGCACCCCGCGGGCCCGGGGGCCGGCGCGCCGAGCCATGCCCCGGGCTGCCGGCGGCGGCCATGGGGCGGcacggcggcggcggtggcgacAGTGGCAAGATCGTGATCAACGTGGGCGGCGTGCGCCATGAGACGTACCGCTCGACGCTGCGCACCCTGCCGGGGACGCGGCTGGCCGGCCTGACGGAGCCCGAGGCGGCGGCGCGTTTCGACTACGACCCGGGCGCCGATGAGTTCTTCTTTGACCGGCATCCGGGTGTCTTCGCCTACGTGCTCAACTACTACCGTACGGGCAAGCTGCACTGCCCGGCCGACGTGTGCGGGCCGCTCTTCGAGGAGGAGCTCGGCTTTTGGGGCATCGACGAGACCGACGTGGAGGCCTGCTGCTGGATGACCTACCGGCAGCACCGGGACGCCGAGGAAGCGCTCGACTCCTTCGAAGCACCTGACCCTTCGGGCGCCGCCAACGCTGCCAACGCCGCGGGCGCCCACGACGCGGGTCTGGACGACGAggcgggcgcgggcggcggcggcctGGACGGCGCCGGCGGCGAGCTCAAGCGCCTCTGCTTCCAGGACGCGGGCGGCGGCGCCGGGGGCCCGCCAGGGGGCGCGGGCGGCGCGGGCGGCACGTGGTGGCGCCGCTGGCAGCCCCGGGTGTGGGCGCTCTTCGAAGACCCCTACTCGTCGCGGGCCGCCAGG TATGTGGCCTTCGCCTCCCTCTTCTTCATCCTCATCTCCATCACCACCTTCTGCCTGGAGACCCATGAGGGCTTCATCCACATCAGTAACAAGACAGTGACACAAGCCTCCCCGATCCCTGGGGCTCCGCCGGAGAACGTCACCAATGTGGAGGTGGAGACGGAGCCCTTCCTGACCTACGTGGAGGGCGTGTGTGTGGTCTGGTTCACCTTTGAGTTTCTCATGCGCATCACCTTCTGCCCAGACAAGGTGGAATTTCTCAAGAGCAGCCTCAACATCATTGACTGTGTGGCCATCCTGCCCTTCTATCTGGAGGTGGGGCTCTCAGGCCTCAGCTCCAAGGCCGCCAAAGACGTGCTGGGCTTCCTGCGGGTCGTCCGCTTCGTCCGGATCCTGCGGATCTTCAAGCTCACGCGGCACTTCGTGGGGCTGCGCGTGCTCGGCCACACGCTCCGCGCCAGCACCAACGAGTTCCTGCTGCTTATCATTTTCCTGGCCCTGGGTGTGCTCATTTTCGCCACCATGATCTACTACGCTGAGCGCATTGGCGCCGACCCCAACGACATCCTGGGCTCCAACCACACCTACTTCAAGAATATCCCCATCGGCTTCTGGTGGGCCGTGGTCACCATGACAACCCTGGGCTACGGAGACATGTACCCCAAGACGTGGTCGGGGATGCTGGTCGGGGCGCTGTGTGCCCTGGCCGGGGTGCTCACCATCGCCATGCCGGTGCCCGTCATTGTGAACAACTTCGGCATGTACTATTCGCTGGCCATGGCCAAACAGAAGCTGCCCAAGAAGAAGAACAAACACATTCCCCGGCCCCCGCAGCCTGGCTCGCCCAACTATTGCAAGCCcgacccacccccaccaccccccctccctcctcaccaTGGCAGCGGCGGcatcagccccccaccccccatcacccCGCCCTCCATGGGGGTGACTGTGGCTGGGGCTTACCCACCGGGCCCCCACACGCACCCTGGGCTGCTCAGAGGGGGAGCGGGTGGGCTCGGAATCATGGGGCTGCCTCCTCTGCCGGCCCCTGGGGAGCCCTGCCCATTGGCTCAGGAGGAAGTGGTTGAGATCAACCGGGCAG ATCCCCGCCCCAATGGGGACCCTGCAGCTGCTGCACTTGCCCACGAGGACTGCCCGGCCATTGACCAACCCGCCATGTCCCCGGAAGACAAGAGTCCCATCACCCCTGGGAGCCGGGGCCGCTACGGCCGGGACCGAGCCTGCTTCCTCCTCACCGACTATGCCCCATCCCCTGATGGCTCCATCCGGAAAG CTCTTGTCACCGCCTGA
- the KCNC3 gene encoding potassium voltage-gated channel subfamily C member 3 isoform X1 has protein sequence MLSSVCVSSFRGRQGASKQQPAPPPQPFESPSPLPSPPPPPPLLQQQQPAQPGPAASPAGPPAPRGPGGRRAEPCPGLPAAAMGRHGGGGGDSGKIVINVGGVRHETYRSTLRTLPGTRLAGLTEPEAAARFDYDPGADEFFFDRHPGVFAYVLNYYRTGKLHCPADVCGPLFEEELGFWGIDETDVEACCWMTYRQHRDAEEALDSFEAPDPSGAANAANAAGAHDAGLDDEAGAGGGGLDGAGGELKRLCFQDAGGGAGGPPGGAGGAGGTWWRRWQPRVWALFEDPYSSRAARYVAFASLFFILISITTFCLETHEGFIHISNKTVTQASPIPGAPPENVTNVEVETEPFLTYVEGVCVVWFTFEFLMRITFCPDKVEFLKSSLNIIDCVAILPFYLEVGLSGLSSKAAKDVLGFLRVVRFVRILRIFKLTRHFVGLRVLGHTLRASTNEFLLLIIFLALGVLIFATMIYYAERIGADPNDILGSNHTYFKNIPIGFWWAVVTMTTLGYGDMYPKTWSGMLVGALCALAGVLTIAMPVPVIVNNFGMYYSLAMAKQKLPKKKNKHIPRPPQPGSPNYCKPDPPPPPPLPPHHGSGGISPPPPITPPSMGVTVAGAYPPGPHTHPGLLRGGAGGLGIMGLPPLPAPGEPCPLAQEEVVEINRADPRPNGDPAAAALAHEDCPAIDQPAMSPEDKSPITPGSRGRYGRDRACFLLTDYAPSPDGSIRKGYEKSRSLSSIAGLSGVSLRLAPLATPPGSPRAARRAPPTLPSIL, from the exons ATGCTGAGCTCAGTCTGCGTCTCGTCCTTCCGCGGGCGCCAGGGGGCTAGCAAACAGCAGCCGGCGCCGCCGCCGCAGCCGTTCGAGTCCCCGTCACCGCTGccctcgccgccgccgccaccaccgctgctgcagcagcagcaacctgcaCAGCCCGGCCCCGCCGCGTCCCCGGCGGGCCCCCCGGCACCCCGCGGGCCCGGGGGCCGGCGCGCCGAGCCATGCCCCGGGCTGCCGGCGGCGGCCATGGGGCGGcacggcggcggcggtggcgacAGTGGCAAGATCGTGATCAACGTGGGCGGCGTGCGCCATGAGACGTACCGCTCGACGCTGCGCACCCTGCCGGGGACGCGGCTGGCCGGCCTGACGGAGCCCGAGGCGGCGGCGCGTTTCGACTACGACCCGGGCGCCGATGAGTTCTTCTTTGACCGGCATCCGGGTGTCTTCGCCTACGTGCTCAACTACTACCGTACGGGCAAGCTGCACTGCCCGGCCGACGTGTGCGGGCCGCTCTTCGAGGAGGAGCTCGGCTTTTGGGGCATCGACGAGACCGACGTGGAGGCCTGCTGCTGGATGACCTACCGGCAGCACCGGGACGCCGAGGAAGCGCTCGACTCCTTCGAAGCACCTGACCCTTCGGGCGCCGCCAACGCTGCCAACGCCGCGGGCGCCCACGACGCGGGTCTGGACGACGAggcgggcgcgggcggcggcggcctGGACGGCGCCGGCGGCGAGCTCAAGCGCCTCTGCTTCCAGGACGCGGGCGGCGGCGCCGGGGGCCCGCCAGGGGGCGCGGGCGGCGCGGGCGGCACGTGGTGGCGCCGCTGGCAGCCCCGGGTGTGGGCGCTCTTCGAAGACCCCTACTCGTCGCGGGCCGCCAGG TATGTGGCCTTCGCCTCCCTCTTCTTCATCCTCATCTCCATCACCACCTTCTGCCTGGAGACCCATGAGGGCTTCATCCACATCAGTAACAAGACAGTGACACAAGCCTCCCCGATCCCTGGGGCTCCGCCGGAGAACGTCACCAATGTGGAGGTGGAGACGGAGCCCTTCCTGACCTACGTGGAGGGCGTGTGTGTGGTCTGGTTCACCTTTGAGTTTCTCATGCGCATCACCTTCTGCCCAGACAAGGTGGAATTTCTCAAGAGCAGCCTCAACATCATTGACTGTGTGGCCATCCTGCCCTTCTATCTGGAGGTGGGGCTCTCAGGCCTCAGCTCCAAGGCCGCCAAAGACGTGCTGGGCTTCCTGCGGGTCGTCCGCTTCGTCCGGATCCTGCGGATCTTCAAGCTCACGCGGCACTTCGTGGGGCTGCGCGTGCTCGGCCACACGCTCCGCGCCAGCACCAACGAGTTCCTGCTGCTTATCATTTTCCTGGCCCTGGGTGTGCTCATTTTCGCCACCATGATCTACTACGCTGAGCGCATTGGCGCCGACCCCAACGACATCCTGGGCTCCAACCACACCTACTTCAAGAATATCCCCATCGGCTTCTGGTGGGCCGTGGTCACCATGACAACCCTGGGCTACGGAGACATGTACCCCAAGACGTGGTCGGGGATGCTGGTCGGGGCGCTGTGTGCCCTGGCCGGGGTGCTCACCATCGCCATGCCGGTGCCCGTCATTGTGAACAACTTCGGCATGTACTATTCGCTGGCCATGGCCAAACAGAAGCTGCCCAAGAAGAAGAACAAACACATTCCCCGGCCCCCGCAGCCTGGCTCGCCCAACTATTGCAAGCCcgacccacccccaccaccccccctccctcctcaccaTGGCAGCGGCGGcatcagccccccaccccccatcacccCGCCCTCCATGGGGGTGACTGTGGCTGGGGCTTACCCACCGGGCCCCCACACGCACCCTGGGCTGCTCAGAGGGGGAGCGGGTGGGCTCGGAATCATGGGGCTGCCTCCTCTGCCGGCCCCTGGGGAGCCCTGCCCATTGGCTCAGGAGGAAGTGGTTGAGATCAACCGGGCAG ATCCCCGCCCCAATGGGGACCCTGCAGCTGCTGCACTTGCCCACGAGGACTGCCCGGCCATTGACCAACCCGCCATGTCCCCGGAAGACAAGAGTCCCATCACCCCTGGGAGCCGGGGCCGCTACGGCCGGGACCGAGCCTGCTTCCTCCTCACCGACTATGCCCCATCCCCTGATGGCTCCATCCGGAAAG GTTACGAGAAATCCCGCAGCCTGAGCAGCATCGCGGGCCTGAGCGGGGTGTCCCTGCGCCTCGCCCCCCTTGCCACTCCCCCCGGCTCCCCCAGGGCCGCCCGCCGcgctcccccaaccctgccctCCATCCTCTAG